The Cheilinus undulatus linkage group 21, ASM1832078v1, whole genome shotgun sequence region TGTTTATATTTCTGGCTGAGGCTGTTTGAAAACATTCAGGCTGATCCTTATTTGCATATAACTGCAGGTGGAACAAGACGCTGGCAGAGGTTGGAGAGTTGAGCTGTGGTTTTCTGCCAAAATATGCAGGTTTATGGGACCACTTCAGTTCTTTAGAAGAGAATGAAGGTGGTAGTTCAGACTAGTAGGTGTCAAGTTTAAATCCAGAAAAACAGCAAAGGATCAGACATCTTTGTGGTTTATTTTAAATCTCATTTATCAGGACTATCTGTATGATTTTCAACGTGACAAACACTGAGTCGGCACATTAAGTAACACACGTTTTAGGATCTTGGCTGACTGAAATATGCATGTTGGTGTTTCACAATCTCTCAAAGCACAAAAACAATGTTGTTAGGTAATGCAGAGTACAGTGTGAAACAAAATGGTACAGTCCAGTACAATACAGCACATTATGGTAGTACAGGATAATGTAGGGTAGGgttacaatacgatatgattaGTGCAAGAGTACTCTTTATACAAACCTCACAATTGTACAGTCCTGCTTCATTCATATCAGAACAATCTCAAAAAtggtttggttcacattcacattgcccttattcaaacaaacaaaccattAGTTTCTGGCGCTGCCGCTCCAAAAAAAGAttgatgaagaagaaaaggagatgtagaagaagacaaaactggaaatccatctcctCCCGCCGGTGTTTTTtccaaacaatgaaaaaacactgaatttacaCCATCTTGGGATTTCTGATTTTGCATTGGGGAATTAGGAGCAGCTAGTGAGGCGgcgagctgtccagcatgttgttttaaaatgagacGTGTTGCTGAGTcagcttgtttggtccgcaccagagttcgtatgagctttcacaccactccaagcaaaccggactatccgggaaaacgGATTAGAGaaaacagagtttgtttaaagtggactAAACAGCTCTGCTGTGAAGGCACCCTTAGATCCTTGGGTGGGGGGTTCCCGGTCGTCccaaagtcgagactcaaaTCCAAAGGAGACAGGGCTTTTGCTgtcgactttggaacaacctacCCAAGGAGATAAGGCTAGCAGACTCAGTAACATCTTTCAAATCATTCCTTAAAACTCCCTTTTACAGAATTGCTTTTATGTGACGcttcctttaacttattttcataatctctcttttactcattttgctgTTCTTACTCCTTTTATCCTTGACTTTTCCTTACATTGCAATCTTAATATCCTCTGTTTTAAAATTTATGACCTGGTCCTTCTCTTTTTATCTGCTATTAATCttcttgtttttgatttattgctAATGACTTGATGTCGTCTTCTCATAtgtatattttcatgttttactaTTTCAACTGCCTTCAAAATCATCTACAGTATTTCTTTTCCCTTCATTTCAACTGTGCTGATTTTGTGGACTTTTGTGTTTCAGTTggttttgattttctgtttgattCTTAAGACTCAAGACAGTTTGGTTTATTGCTAATTAGTTTATTTTGTGAATCTCTGGGTTCTTGCTCTTGCTATGTCAAAGCGCTCTGTAAAcacctgtttttaaaggtgctatataaatattttttattattatcattattattccaaacattttgattcatttcaATTAATTACTCAGAAGGataaatgctgtgttttaaaaaaaattatgcagGTTAATCATACTTTAACTACACAACCATCCTCTGTAGCTTTGTATTAAATTTGAATGAGAACATGTGCCAGAAATTccctctgcttttattttttgtttttccatcagTCCTAAATTTCATCATAATCTGAGCTGGATTAATAAATTGGCAATGTGACCTtggtctctcctcctcctgtaccTTTCTGTGCCTACTGAGGTACGCACATGATCCTTTAtccatttacaaaaaaatactgTGTCTTTTTAAAGAAGTTCCAGTGAAATTTAGAAGCACATccttttgatcattttataactattgtttttaaattgacCCGTAATGCAATTCTCGCACTATTGGGGGATTTTAACACTAgtattttctaacaaaaatatgtgcccctggcctgtccacaatccccctaaGTACCAgaacccccacacacacacactcccccCATTTCTCCACCTTGCagaaaaagtgtgctgaaacaagccgttctcagattttcccctcatgatgtcatgtggggagttagtcccgccccaggttcagttggccctctcCTTTTGGAAGACTGTTCTGAAGATCAGGAGAGTCCTCTGAGAGGGACGAGTCAAAGGCGTAGTCAGACAGCttattgacatttaaagctacagacacagaaacagcttgttctgaacAGGGCTGAGacagaggggtttatagacatgcaaaaatccaaaactggagggtttttttttagcaacaaacttcacaggcatgttatggggacctctgagaccaatataaacttttcttaaaaggataaaatatgtcccctttaatgtatCAGTTTTAGTGGGTTTTTATGCATTGTAAAAGATCTAAAGGTGAATTTTCTAAATGAGGCCATCATATTGTATTTAAAACACAAACGTCAGTTGAATACTGCTTCCTGTCCTTTCTGAACTACCAGACAAGAGATAAAGCACCTACATTTTTGCATAATTGCAAAGAAAATATGTCATACAAACACACCGGGGTTAGTGGGGCGGtggagaaagaaacaaagatcCCCTAACTGAGTCATCTATCACAGCAGACCTTAGAGTGTTATCAGGACGAATCACAGGTAGTTTTCTGAGAAATACGCCACATTTCCTTGTTCCAGGGGAAAGAAAAGAAGTCAAGCGAGTCTGAAACAACATTCAAAGACATTCCCACGCTGAGACAGAGCTGGCTTTTTGCCATGAGCTTGCTAAGTAAAACTTTGGGATGAATGCCATCTATATGGCATATTTATGGTTTTTTTGTACAGAAGCTCCAACAAAGGTAGAGATTAGTTCTTAGTCTTTAGGCCTCTCCCTTTTCTGACCCCAGGCACATTTCAAGGAAAGCATTTCCCCATACGttgatataaaaatattttcaagagatttttatttcataaccCAGTGCCGCACCTTACTTTTACatctcagattaaaaaacacattaatcaCCAACAGGCATGTGGAGAGAGGCATAAACTGCACCCATACTGATaaactagaacaaaaacaaGATCATATCATTATCTGGTGAAACTAAACAATGATATGACTTAAATAACAACAGTATAGCTAGCCTGATTCTCAGTCCACTCGTTGTCAGATTGTTGTTTTGGCCACAATGGTggatcactttttaaaaattattttcaacaatgttgaagaggaaaaaaaaacccaagttTCCGCTGAGGCTCATCTACCCAGGGATTTCAAAAATTGCCTTTAGAACAGGGGAACAGGGGAACGGGGGGATAAGACACACCCACTCCCCAGTATGCTGTCCCTAACCAGCCACAGCATCATTCAGTTTATGCTTTTTAAAGATGAGATTTTGAGCCATAATATCATTACAGTTCAATGATAATTTAATGAGAGCttcactatatggacaaaagtatttggccacataaaatgatgaatataaataaatataaaatcaagcacctagccatgcagtctccatttgtaaacatttgtgatactaaatgggtcgctctgaagagctcagtgacttgaggtgtggtactgtgatggataccacctttgcagtaagatggttcttgacattttctttctgctgcGTGCTCCACGGTCAACTGTTAGTGATACTATCGGAAaatggaagtgtttaggaacagcagcaaccTAGTCATGGTGTGGAAGACCACATACAATCAAAGAgcggggtcaacaactgctaaggtgcatggtgcataaaacttacactggcattaatgtaaacacaaaaactgtgcagtgtgAGCTTTATGGGATGAGTTTTCAttgctgagcagctgcatgtaaacataagGCCcctataaggggggataaaggggacaGCTTTCTGAAGCCTAGCCCATGGAGGTTTAGTAAAATCATGGTccgttgtaaagttaagctgtgataaacacattttatttctaacttGAGTAATATTATGCTGTAGTaggatgttttaaaaatgtaacccCCTTTAATTAAGACAGAATACCTTTGTATTGGTAAAGTGGATAGATGCACTGAACTAtgaggaaagtaatgtcagactttatagcgAGGCCATGGTGTGCacaaaatgtcaggatgccagaaaataaaatagaaggaTCCAAGACAGctgtttttggaaatatagtGAATAATTGAATAATTATGAAAGGGAgacaaaatgggtgaaaattggcgtaaatgggttcaaagtgacaaaatgacaaaatgggCGAGAACTagcaaaaaaacatgacaaaaattggttagaaatgggaaaaagtagcaaaaactggcaaaaatcaGGACGTTGCACAATGAGCAAAGTCAGaaagagtaacaaaaatgggtaaacaaaATGGCAACAggcaaaaacttgcaaaaagatgttacagaaatgggaaaaagtggcaacaaatatatataaaaaataggcaaacaaaattgcaaatatgggcaataagtgattaaaaaagaggcacaaataggttaaaaatgacatagacaggaaaaaaggcaaaaaacggtttaaaaaaagtggcaacaatgggtaaaaagcagcaaaaggtggtaaaaatgggccaaaaatggcaaagatggCTAAcgatggcaaaaagaagcaaaaatacattgcagaaatgggcaaaaaaaaatggttaaaaacatgacagaaacaggtgaaaaagggcaaatatgggataaaaatggcaaaaatagacaaaaagtactaaaaactagtaaaaatttgcaaaaagtatcaaaaaaatgGGGGGCAAAAGGGCAAATAAAAttgcagaaatgggaaaaagtgattaaaaaagcagcagaaatgcatgagaaagagcaaaaatagcataaaagtggggaaaatgtgcaaaaagcagcaaaatgggttaaaagtggcaaaaacatgtgtCACTAATGGATGGACAAAAGTTCATGGTTAAAATgtaccaaaaataaataagtccAACATCAGAATCAAATGAtagtttgacacttttcagcctCAAAATGGaagaactgttagccaggatgctagctctaatgctaatgatccaacacacatgcactgatatcatcaataaatcaacagagagggctcattctctgggtttttcagggacccagacagttctgtgggcaggcctaagcctcacatcactgagtccaatgccaagcatcagacaGAAGCACACTGACAGAGGAGCAGTGGGGGCGTGTTCTGTTGAACGATAAATCACACTTCTCCGTTTGACACTCAGATGGGCGAGACTGGGTTTCGCTAATGccgggagaatgttacctgcctgactgcattgtggcaacagtgaagtttggtggaggaggaataatgatgtggggctgtttttcagggtttggtcttggcctcttatctccagcgAAGGCCGATTTTAATGCTTCAgaataccaagacattctggacaatgctatgctaaAAACTTTGGAGAAAgttcttttctattccaacatgactgtgcagtGCAAAAGAAGGATTATAAAGACTTGGTTTGAtaagttcagtgtggaagaacttgactggctcaAAGTCAAGTCATTAGTCATTAGCTTGCTAACGGTCTCTTTAGAGAAAGGAATGTTGCATGGTGAAAACAGGGACATCTTTAACTAGAAACTATTACGACACACTCATTTTCATCTGTATAATGGAGCTTTATTacttaaatattttcaatacaaaaatCAGTTATAGAGTGCAAATAATTCTTCATATGTAAACAATAATGAAACTTTACATTTACGAAAAAACTCTTAGACTTGAATAAACAGGCAGACATCCTCTGACCacttataaaaatgataaatatacaAGATGATTGTGCCTTTTGCTTATTTCACAGCATTTCCGCCATCCAACAAACTCATGTCACAggttttatgagcttttattGTAGCAGCTGAACTGAGCAGCAGGTTTTCAAAAGTTTATCAATAAGATCTTTGACAACAGTGATAAACAATCgtccttttgtgtttttttggctCCTCAGGCCCGTAGGTGCATGGGTTTTGGGTAGTCGTAGATGCTCATCCGCCCCCATGTTCCCGACTGGGCATCCAGCCAGTTGCTCTCTGGGAAGTTCTCTGTCATCTTCACCTCCTCGTCTTCCTCGCTCTCCTCCTCTGAGCTCTTTCCAGTGCTGTCTCCCCTCTCACGAGTCACATCATCTTTCTCGATGTTTATCTTGCAGAGACGGCACACCCTCAGCTTCTTGGTCGGGTGGATGTTACTGATCACAGCGCGCTGTTTGGAGCAGGTGTTGCACACCACGAAGCCGCAGCTCCTGCAGTGGTGTCGTCGTTTGGTCGGGGTGAAAGTGTCTAAGCAGCGCATGCATTTGAAGGTGGACCAGTCGGGAATCCAGGAGCTGGCGAAGACCGAACCGGGCTGGAGCCTGCTCTCCCTCAGGAGGTTTGAGCGGCACTCTTCGATGTGATGCATCCAGGCCTGCTTCTCCTCGTTTGAGGCGGCGGACACGAAGAAAGACTTGCAAGGTGTGCGGATCAGCCACTGGTTACTCATGTTCAATCCGTCCTCCATGTCCTCCAGCTGGATgtcctctgaaaccacacagaaaaacaacattaaacacAGTTATAAGGTGGCATTCATCCAACATATGCAAAACTTTCCATGCAGTGACTTGCTCTGGttaatgtttgatttgttgGTTTAGTTGGCCTGTCCTTGTCAATCGATTTATCGTCTTATTCCTCTGTAGAAGGTGTCAAATGCAACCTTAAATGTAAGCACTTGGGCTgtcaaaaataattgcattattttcaataaattaaGGTCCACATTTAattattaatcatgattaatctcatgctttattgggTCACCTGTGTTTCTTTTAATATTGCATTAATAGAAATGACAGTAATACCCTGGTGTCTGACTGAATAAAAAAGGCAGATCACTTTCTCACCTAGAGGCAGGATCTTCTGATTCTTGTGCCAGCGTCCGTTCAGGATGATGCTGCCGTAAACCAGCACATCATTGAAGAGGAAGAAGTCTTTGGGCTGCGATTTCCTCCGTTTTTGACTCTGCTTCATCAGACGGCCCTCTCCCATCAGAAAGCGGCCTGGCTTGGACAGAGCTCGCCCTGCAGCGCCGAATGAGTTCTCTACCGCCTGGATGCGGGCATAGTTCTCCTTCTCAAAAGTATACTGGTTCATCTTGGTGATTAGTTGGCtgctgaatctgaatctgaacaTCTGTCGGCCAAGCGAGGTTTATATGATGATGCAAGGGACTTCCCAGGTCAGAATGTAGAGGAACACGTTCTACCAGAAATCAAAGAGTGAGGGATGTGGAGGAAatccaaagaaaacaaaagcagcagagtgAAATCCCGTCATGCTTTTGATTGACTTCTATAccctgaagctgttctactttACAGAGAGAACCAGATTTCTGTCACCGCTCCACATTTATCCATCGACACATCAAACTCCTCCTGTCAGCTTTTACTTCTGCAAAACTTCCCAAACTCTCTGGTACTTTCCAATAGTTCTTTGTCTCAATGCTTGAAACAGTAACTTGAAAAAACACTCATCTCATTGCAGTGACAACAAGCCCTATAAACGCTATAAACCTAAACTAGCATTAATGAATTAATGAGGGTCCAAGCTTGAAGATTATAGGGCCATTTATAGGCCAAATTTTCCCCTTCCAGAATTATCTTGACCGGGAAATATAAACTCTTCCTTCCCCGACAGGCTGTCTACATTCCTGATCATGGTCTCCCTAATGCCAGCGtgctttcattgttttattaacTCTCATGTGAAGAACTGTGAAGCTGAGGATTTTACGCGTTTATGAACCTGCTATTGCTGCAGCCACACCTCAGCTCAGTGTGTGAAAAAACAGTGGAGTATGTTTGACAGCTTGTTTTAGTGTGGCCCGTGAGTCTATGACCGTTTAGATTGGAATTTCAATCCACCCGTGCTGACAGAAGCCAGGTTGGCTTAAGAGTGAAAAACACTCGCCCAGCTCTGATTCATCACTACTGGGCCTCTTGTTTAGAGCTTTTGTTCTGCTCAGAAATTGTGGTGTGAACTGCAAACGTCTGGTTGTATTGCTTCAACTATTGCATGCCCACATTTATCTGAAAAAATTTGGGAAATAgcaaaatgtcaataaaaacagaatgcaatgatctgcaaacccagggccatgtttaccactgtgcagcatcccctcttcttttaacaacagtctgttaaCATCCGGGGAGTGAGGAGACTAGTTGATGGAGTTacaggagaggaatgttgtcccattctaaGATGCTTCTTCTAATAAAAAAGCTGGATGATCTCTCTCCTCGCCTGTGAtctccaaaaagaatttcacattttgattcagctgaccacagaacagttttccatttcatcTTGGtcaattttaaatgagctttggctaaAAGAAGATGGCAGCATTTTGTGgctcctgttcacatatggcttcatCTTTGCATGATATAGCTTTAAATTACGTTTGTGGATGACATGACAACTGATGGCCGATggatggtggaggaggagaaagcagagagcaagatgaggatgatggagatgaAAGCAGGGTCAGAGAACGAGATGAGGATGATCGAGATGAaagcagggagagagagcaaagtgaggatgatggagaagaagacAGCAGGGATAAAGAGAAGGATGAGGATGATTGAGGAGGAGAAAATAggaacagagagcaagatgaggatgatgaggggaagaaagcaggggcagagagcaagatgaatatgaggagaagaaagcaggacaGCAAGTATGAGCCAGTAAGGTGGATTAGACAAACTGGCCAGCCAGCATTCACCACTTTAGAGCCATGCAGCTAAAATTTTACAGCAGCCGCTACAGTCATGACTTTAATGATAACTGGTGTCAAAACAAGCTGTGTGAACTAATGTGCAATAtagagtaaaaaaagaaaacgtaGAGATTTTATTCTTGGCGGGTTGAGCAGCTTTTCAATCTTTAATCAAACGTCTGCAGCTTTTTAATGCAGGCTGTTCCTTCTAGCCTTACACAGACGCCAGGTATGAAAACCAGCCGGATATAAACCGCACTCTTCCCAGCAGGAATTTAATCAAACTGTTCATCATTGATGCTGTTTAAGTAGGCTTGGCTTCCCATAACCTCGAGGGGATAtccagaggagagggaggaagaacTGGAGAAGGAGGTCAGGGCTTCTTGCCGGTTTTTGATCAGGAAATACAATAAAAGCTGCCTGTTAGAAAACAAATAGTTAAATGATAAGTGATCTACAATCCAGGAATTTCTTTAGAGTAAATTCCCAGGTAAACAAGTTTCAGATGTCTCATCATTTACTTATGTAACACAGAAAGCTAAGAAAGGCAGTTAGAAAGCTTTTAGGACATGGCTGTGACATTAACCTGATAATTGGGGATAATCAGGTAATGGTAATTATCTAAAATGACATGTTTAAATGCTCTCTAGTAACACTTTCACACTCAAAAGAAAACCTTCTTCTCAAGGCTCTGTCAATAGTTGGATACTTCTCAACAGTGATGATGTAAAACAAACTTCCTGATGTTTCAACACTTCCTGACAACATGGCGACACTGCTGGTCTGGGCTGTTCTGGGAGTCGTTGTACATGTAAACCATGTTTAATAGTGCTCTCCTTCCTCATTCTGTCTCTATtagcagacagaggagaggatgTTTGACCCCAGAGGAGTCAGAGACCCCAGGCCTTTCATTTTAGTGAAGCTGAGGTCACATGACACATTTCCAACACAATGAGAGCCCGACCCCACAGGAGTCAGGTTTCATTTGCTGTAATGTCTCCTAGTTAACACCAATATAGGACATGtctgaaaatgaaatgatgGCTAAAGACAACcccgattccaaaaaagtttgcaccttgtgtaaaatgtaaattaaaacggAATTCAGCGGCAAATTTCTAAacttattttattcacagttgaaaataaacatgtcagatgttaaGACTGACATATTTATTTCttgaaaaacattagctcattttgaatttggtggCTGCAACACGTCTCAGAAAGTAGGGACAGGTCAGTCACATAACACTCAGAACTAGGAAAGAACAGGGAGGCAGGCCTTCTACCTGAAATGCCATTACTAGGAGAGATagaggccttgtccacacagagacgaaaatgatatattgctgtttcattttgaaaaagttttccataaaaaCGGGATCacttcaggaaatatctgcataaGCATGGATCCACTGAAACGCTgaagtgcatatgccaagcctgtacgtggcgctgtaacactgccacagaaatgcaccaaaagagagaagaagatcacagcaAAATggcacaaactttcttctagttgcccttctggttgttctccacgttggaTTGAAGAACATGTGGTGTGTACGTTTCGGTGGTGGTAAACGAGCATCAGATTTTACAGTAagagccataacaagctcagtagcttctgcagtatgaacacaaccctgtagtccgccATAGTTGTTTTGGTTGGACCCGCGCAGGCATCCTAAGAGAGCTACACTATGTGTGACATAATAATTTCAAGAAAGATATGGTTGGCCacccacacggagacgaaatgGCAGTCATTTAAGGATTTGTGCAcctctcatttttaatttgatggcagcaacacatctcaaaaaagtaggacaGGGCAACAACAGGCTGGAAAATTAAGTGgtgctaatgaaaaacagctagaggagcattttgcaacgaAGTCATAAAAcaactgggtataaaaggaacatGTTAGAAAGGCAGAATCTCAGAAGCAAAgttgggcagaggttcaccaatctgataaaactgcaacTTAGAATTGTGGGTCAATTTCAGAAAATTGTTCCTTACTCTAATATTGCAGACTTTGACTATCTCTACCtaacatcatcaaaagattcagagaatctggggAAATCTCCCTGAGCAAGGGACAATGCTGAAGGTCAATACTGGCTGCTCGAGAACATCGGGCCCACTGCATTAAATcaggattctgtactggaaatcactgcatgggctcagaaacacttccagaaatcattttctgtcaacacagttgcaagttaaagctggatcatgcaaagaagaaaccacatgtgaacaggatccagaaacaccgccgtctcTTTTGGGCCAAAGCTCTTTGAAGTTtgagagcaacatatgctccagTCCAGACAACGTCTTcatcagggaaggccttgactatttcagcaagacagcgctaaaccacatactgcatccgtcaaaacagcaaagaagaagccacatgtgaacaGGATTCAGAAACACCGCCGttgccgtcttctctgggccaaagctctttGAAGTTTGAGAGCAACATACAGTATGCTCCAGTCCAGATGTCTCTTTCaaggaaggccttgactatttcagcaagacagtgctaAAACACATACAGCATCCTTCACAACAGCATGTTTGAGGAGCTGGGGTCCTACATTAAAACAAGAATGTGACAATATTTCTaacccaaaactccagcaactggtctcctaaCTTCCCAGacttttacagactgttgttgaaaGAAAAGGGGATGCTGCACAACAGTAAACATGGCCCtatccttctttttttttttggatgcattgctgccatcaaattcaaatataaaatatgaaaaaaatatgtacttatgagatttgacaactATTGCAATCTGTGTTTATTGACTTTTAaacagcgacccaacttttttggaattagggttgcaTTGAATGAATGCTTGTTGCTAaagatttagtgtttttatggtgtgtggtaaaaaaaaaacttcctcaATCCTGACCTCATTAAATCAGTGACTCTTTCCCGTAGGTTGAATATTTCAATACTGACTGTTCATGGTGTGGATGTTTGCCAGCGCTGTGGCACGTTTTATGATTCAAAGTCTCAGGTGTGGCTTGTTTTCAATCTTTAACGGTAAAATAACAGGTGGAAACTTACCATACAACATGCTTGAGCAGAACTTAACTCATTCTTACCGGCGTCAAAATGTCAAagatgaaaatcaaaatttggGGTTTGAAATTGTTCAGTAAGGAGTAAGGCTTGCACGACTTGAGAATTTTTAAAGTCGACTTTAGTgttataaaagttgactcaacttcGACTAGTCATTGATTAAATCATGAATGAATCTACAGGAGAAGTCAATAGTTTAAAATAAccaattatatatatatattgcaaATCATACTACATATACGCCTAACAACAGGCAGcttacaaacatttttggtgTGAGTGCAAAAGGCAAAAGTTACTATGGTATATAAcagaatttacaaaaaaaatctgatggaCTGTCACTAGATTTCTAGAGTGGTACATTATCTGCCTTACCTGCCATCTTCTTAGTGttcattgtttcattttatgttaatttagcctttatttaacCAATTAAGGCCACCTACAAAATACCCCTAAAATCCTAAATATTGCTCAGATCACAGAGATCTTTAATTGCCAGCTCAGATATTTATAGTTTAAAGACTAGGACACTCTTGCTCCCTGGGAACTTACTTGTATTTGAACTTGTATTGACCATGAGTTTTGTTTTAACAGCATTTTAGACCAAGTTAAGTTTTAGCAGACAAGAATGAAAAACTCAAAAGAGTGCAAAATGtaataacaacagaaaaaatactAATGATGGTGGGGCATTTGACAAGTTATCACACAGATTGTTGACAtaaacagagaataaaatagGTCCTAAAACTGAATCTTGAGACACGCCTTTTGGACCTCCAGAAAAGAAAAGACGGATCCATTTATACGAACACATTGGCAATCAAATAGTTGGCAAACCATGATGCTGCTTGGGTTGACATGCCAATGTGACGAAGCACATTTATCAGTAAACTGTAGTCTACAGTGTCACAAACCTtagataaatcaataaaaagtgcTTCACATGAGGCATTGTCTAATCTTGTGATGCGTGATTAGTCGACCTTGAGCGAAAAGAGTCATCACACAGCAGTAAAGTCAACTGGTCGACTAGTCAACTATGCAGCCCCTAATAAGGAGATGTATCATCCTCGCTAAAGCTTGTTATTCTCTATATATTATGAGTGGTGAAAGACCTttgatttacaaataaatgttctgTAGATTCATGTCTGCACAAGTCACCCTACAGTGTTTAGTAATTCTGTCATGTGTTGCCTTCACTTAAAGAAACAACCTTGAAAGTCCTGATAAACAAACGTGCATCAGAGTGACTTAGCAGAGATTTGctttttatgtagttttaaTCTCTTCTGCTCTGTTAAGCAGAGCCACAgctcagttgttttctttgccAACTTGGCGTTGATGTTCAGATACTGGAGAATCAAGAGAGACAagtctgacatgtttttatcaCAGATGATAAAAGGTCTCTATTGTTATGATAGCTTACTTGTTTATCCCTGTGTGT contains the following coding sequences:
- the LOC121529539 gene encoding pleckstrin homology domain-containing family F member 2-like is translated as MNQYTFEKENYARIQAVENSFGAAGRALSKPGRFLMGEGRLMKQSQKRRKSQPKDFFLFNDVLVYGSIILNGRWHKNQKILPLEDIQLEDMEDGLNMSNQWLIRTPCKSFFVSAASNEEKQAWMHHIEECRSNLLRESRLQPGSVFASSWIPDWSTFKCMRCLDTFTPTKRRHHCRSCGFVVCNTCSKQRAVISNIHPTKKLRVCRLCKINIEKDDVTRERGDSTGKSSEEESEEDEEVKMTENFPESNWLDAQSGTWGRMSIYDYPKPMHLRA